GAGTCGACATTATTACTGATGATAACGACGGTCGTAAAGGTCAATATCTCTTATAAGCTTTTTAGGGATTTGCTTTCATCGCGGAGTAATCTTGCATAATGACGTCAGATCAAAGTTTATAAACAACTATTTAGAAGTGGGTTTTTCTGCTACGATTTTCTCTTGTAACCATGCAATTTAATTGCGTAGAAGTAAGTAATTAATTACTACAGAAAAGGCTTAACTACTGCAAATtataatatcaaaataataCGTATGCTAAATGGCttaataaaattgtaataataatactcaACATTTTCGAAAACTCTCATTGGCTGTAAACTGAAAGTACTGATGAATTTCAAGCACATCGGCTACGATAATTGCTAAACTCTGGGCGTCGCAATGGGAAGAACGTTTTCCTTGGTTGTTCAATTTGCGATTCCTCCCAAAGTGCTCCAGTAGCGAATCAGATGTCACTTCCTGGTATAGTAGATATtcggttttcattttttttgcaaatagATAACCAATGTTATCAAATAACTTTCTTTTCAATGTCAAGGTATAACCAATGTTatcaaataacttttttcattGTCAAGGTTAAATTCATACTTACATTTTGATTGCCATATCTTTGCCTCCAGAATTCACAAATATTCAACCACTCGGCCGCAAATGTTGGGACATTCAATCCTGATATCTGGCGAATAGTTTTATGACGAGGTGATAATCAATTAATCAGATAACGCTATGCAGACACCAAAATAAACAAGTTACCAGGCACTGATTAGGGAAATCCGAGCCCAATGTGTTATAACTGTCCGTCACCAAAATGAACGGGCCGTTCAGCTGGAAGAGCCACTGGGAGAATTTGCGAATTGTCTCGACAAACGAGAAATCTGCAAGCTTTGAACAAAGAATTGGCGCAAAATTAATTAGTCAAAActgcaatttaaaaacaaaaaggaaaatcctACATCTGGATGGCAACATCCGGCAAAAGCTTTTTGACGATCCAAGTTGAGCGTGTTGACGGCCACTGCGTTAACTTCGATGATTTCCGTTCTGAATTCAATAACGTATTATTTGTCGCTTACATAATATAAAATGCGGCACACTTACTGATGAGATTTTCCCGGGAGACCAACAACGGaagttttcaaattgatgGCGACAAGGTAATCGAACCGCTGATGTTGGTAGCGCTGATAGACGATAATTCATGTTTAAACATTTAGATACGTTTAGTTACGTTGATCTCTAAAGAATCAACAGGAAatctgatttgatttgaataatgTTGTGCAGTACCTGTTTGACAGACATTTGATATCCGACGAAATGAAGTTGGTTGAACCTGGTAAATACCTAAACTGCAATACAatacttttaattttaatttctcgtAGGTTCTTATTGCCACATGTGTTGACGTCGAAGGGAATAACTCCGACACGTGTGGAAAGGTTCCTGATGCATTATCAGCGCTTATCATGATCTCTATGACAACGGCTGGCAACTAATCACTTGAAATAATCATATAAGTAAAGCTATAGTACAAAGGATCAACCAACCGGTTGACCGAGCACAAACATAAATAGAAATGATTCTCTCGTAGGATCTATAGACGTGTTGTGAGAAATTGTGTttacaataaataaatgtaaatacAACAGTGAAAAAACAACGGCCATGTTAAGCACCCTTGCTCTGGTTATCACTTGTCAATCACGCAATGACAGGCTAgcgcaaaaaaaatcaactaaaaTTACGCTGCATGTTCGGTACAATTCTGAATAATGTATGATTTCTGGATTCCGACCCAAGGTTAGAAAATAGCGGAGAAACGCAACGAGAAGTATATCATTATTGCTACAATATGGGAATAAAAACGGCCTCTAAAAATGAAGGTTGGTTCGTGCTGACCTTAATTACTCACCGCGAATCATTGCATCTTCTTTCCGGTATGAATCGTCATATAAATACCAGCCAAGACGGCTCTACCATCATTGTAGTTCTTCAAGAGTAACtcgacaacagcaacaacatgaGCCGTAATCTGGTAATTTTCCCTGCTcagataataatttattttattagattAATATAAATGTGTTATGACTTCAATTTTAGATCATCTTTACCCTCGTCGCGGTAGTTTACGCTTTGGCGTTGATTACGATGGCGGAAGGTCGGCGAGAGCGTCGTAACATATTCGGACTGTTCAACGGTGGCTTGCTGGGACTGGGAGGCGGCGGCCATCATGGCCATCAtgatcatcatcaccatcatcacgATCACGGTAGATTCGGCGGACACCATCACCATGGATTCGGCGGACATCACGGATTTGGAGGACATCACCATGGAGGATTTGGGGGAAACCAATTTGGATTCTTCGGATAAAAAGTTAGACACTCTCGTTGATCGTATCGATCAGCGAACTGTTGTCATCCAACAGGCACCTACTAAAACGTCTATCACTCTATCCCCTCCTAGTACCAAACGCAACGCCCCaccatttatttaatttttgttttcaaacgaGAAATATTTTCCCCATTGATTTGTATCGAATACAAtggaaagtaaaaataaaattgatgtgaaagaaaaacttttttagaaatagaattaatgaattacaaaataaaacaattccagAAAACTAAAAGAGAAAGCGCGTTATAACTTTTAAAGCATATAGTTCAATTTTGCTGAacaattgattaaaaatatgaagaatTGATTATGGTTGGTGTTTATAGGCAGCAAAGTGGCCCATATGGTTTTCCACATTGGCAGATTGCGCAAGGCTCGTTTTGTGGTATGCGTTCCGGACAGTCATATCTG
The sequence above is a segment of the Daphnia pulex isolate KAP4 chromosome 11, ASM2113471v1 genome. Coding sequences within it:
- the LOC124207434 gene encoding transcription factor MafA-like, whose translation is MSRNLIIFTLVAVVYALALITMAEGRRERRNIFGLFNGGLLGLGGGGHHGHHDHHHHHHDHGRFGGHHHHGFGGHHGFGGHHHGGFGGNQFGFFG